A window from Chrysemys picta bellii isolate R12L10 chromosome 2, ASM1138683v2, whole genome shotgun sequence encodes these proteins:
- the ASTL gene encoding astacin-like metalloendopeptidase isoform X1 → MVLCFGIWPIFIGLIWVAEALPTGGLGNSLQLQNPQQHAAGNPPAGDEILNINQELIPPEAPASSFLLEGDIVKVSPFRVFSSASPKWPKRRGTVQIPYIISYKYDKPSVKIIKEAFADFARFTCIKFVPYSYQRDFISIMPMSGCFSSVGRTGGMQVVSLAPACLRRGKGVTLHELMHVVGFWHEHSRADRDKYISISWNEILTGFEINFMKSWNSNMLVNYDYSSVMHYGRYAFSMTGLPTIIPLSNPYVALGQRWNLSSSDIARVNKLYKCSPTLTESESPTESTTQENIMDFLSNELEPCPTEGEIKVSTPSPTAGAASPGTKPPETVQSAKRPSSQTTSAPTAGTEELLGRTAMDGEGLNVSLAEHPIMESEIFEPTRLSTHGITYLEATGKPPPPHMEMGTVGAQGKPLVPTGETSVLGTASIKEPDFTTVMAPPAWLSEVTSHHGKTAEGIGTTKIPTDALSGLEFPELVSPARVAPVETGGTRPSDVGIVETTSIQGTELAYHSTYLVQKGPSPATEVGVVILSSDQTQSLESQTELATAEITSPSEESLGTYTAPPEQVHATETPHPTSTEKWTTNLARLSAKSITTMAPTRTRSAPTWETLTVQYATEQTSLLPPVQNWTSSPTKQGNQSVSSQAYSLGSHEQSTIAVPTSGITETEPTEVMQPTSLTTSFEMVQNHTIYPVDIRVHGATTRHKKGTALSPSGMETSYRASPTKATTSMETQTEVGFVEATKIKASHQHGSPSLTEGTYFPVTEVKDAEYATEAETLPADWGSQASEPAELGMQATKTNHRNRERVHTNALFAVGRMSPTVIGPTYTTPSLGASENPITNPLNAGPAEATRSEARNQATLSTRSSPEMWVQEASNTPSNRRQELTYTPASVLTSSTATELKFMEHPTRVASDLEIPVAQASRPSEMVITGVSPAWTEAKDQFSSSATREAMLFPISSDTEKGYSPQIIQSPESASLPEVEIKEHRVSSRIGAGLVTFIPPQSRSRTALVSSIEMPELTVPEKLTPVHTEPTTNQAQTGIKNTSLTLVGEMPSLQTKPTEAAFPTEGPSQLQASPQTFSSIELRLKSSSKQQMHAGVTYGESLTPLEGSPTASIAACELCRSTKALSVQASETPTQRSEEAKGKTFPLPLESTLPAENETYMNPYAMEMSESHATELQTTEVSLAQPPHSIHVEGTSFPMANPSEAVNAPLLGTSETPTTHSILTWEPTAQVGYRKQMRTQFPNTSPLNAEHMTKIASLEATAESGLVETTGTGMEAKEHGSPVERTSPPPSETPEVTFLPETSTTNSAEMGVQEAISTHRKRSRWVSHTTHSIERLSRAATEPTYVMVSEEPGNPTISPDYQTAEVISTNTGNELRLSVSSSRTGIGAQEFKGEPRREGRRPSPTLPSVGRIESLEVVPSLKSKVLLLQGSRLRKGLFPLKQTQPFLGMKSTESVMTTEESPLLPETWQLHQAQTVSNVPAMLSPRTEQATGAHPAREETSPPPPQLTPASPESNKLMSYRETHATRLHGEEAVPSISALERAPSARTASRIPHPQEPWGSRTSHPVGMGVQEAESYRKKSSEYRHALAPAKERAPAVTELSCTMVLVAKAIEDQGMEIGTEGREQPAAPTTEGLVPVDTKTIEGLYTFPEAFGTQTTNAIEVVGTKEAPNSPRKGGRGGISRLTPTGMPAAAVEKHLAPSKVTSATGHLETQTISPTELARMKIPFSQRKACLTTKEINLPVTEVAYGQFLEALTKTTTQAVPGLQEVHKSPKKQSRVSMPVEGTKATYVMASLETPKAPVTNPSTGTANTTSIGASLHDTSHVLSISTEMNVQEGTSSHGLRKGGHPYTITPAGMWPVTRESEHRGHPTKETLVQETQSISPHWRGATETTSTQTRTQTLSNTEEGTPIADTATEVVHPTRVMLLPEAPENKTVGLREVEKEETSSYREEGGLSTTHPLPSDTLSTETEQVQSTQVNEQMLPENWPTRRPEQGTSKPTTNTTRTGGEYTSLTSMGGVLSLEAVTHWFDLAEGISLQQASPHQTFSPIELQIKTISSQETPAMILHREEYGQTPMSTEGTQPAKMKALELLGLFTKTVSLQSPETPTPRLEEVSVFHRKRGRGKPSPLSIGTTLSEENETSTKIALGMEALAGQTTSQTELGITEVSLVQLLGSPTPVERTSFPGAEATEAVNKVPSNGTETQTILPGETRGPIPTARTPPAGTEATRPSYSTTVKVAETPSSPSERRGYTATHGYRKKNGEPIYTQSIRSMSSAGSDTTPTSPSLWPPYYQTALASTEPVKTHMESGAPSPVGGIPSREVEPTYIGSSLETQTPSPLAGDKGRKYTLSADGGVIPVGHWDVGNAISALEQDSSLSEKQAINTTRLANGEQSTPQAQVHRESTTTSSTVGVMPTPGTKEAHGIKVTQLKRAFRKHPSDLFTVDPELLHLVGKRSLPDIGESPALPHDSNPDLKVITLTHGDTQMQSPLLSNTLEKLRAKVLEAFQKQHVLLPEFHMFSVTGLYPAAKEIKSVPWLETGTSDSAPDSKHGLFRPKELLLGRKKATSLAPFLLSAKAVQATAPPAMDKPIAAPLPRRPSGSGKHAHHILPAPRATVQPGWQVCDFEKDLCSWQQSDTDDFDWILAGERPTRSAIGGNLSEETHSPPSRGGYISLKSPSARQTTGHKSSLISPILQRIGCIHFWYSPLGSVMGTINIYIKLTDAPEWHRIWSAKGQQGTDWHQVGMEASESQKLQVMVEGVVGPDAGSDVGIDDLSVCVAECRGGCDKLIA, encoded by the exons CTCTCCCTACAGGAGGCCTTGGCAACTCCCTCCAGCTCCAAAATCCTCAACAACATGCAGCTGGGAATCCACCTGCGGGTGATGAGATCCTCAACATTAACCAAG AGCTCATTCCTCCAGAAGCACCAGCGAGCAGCTTCCTGCTGGAGGGAGACATCGTCAAGGTG aGTCCTTTCAGAGTGTTTTCATCTGCAAGCCCAAAATGGCCTAAGAGAAGAGGAACTGTCCAAATTCCCTACATCATCTCCTACAAATATG ACAAGCCTAGTGTGAAGATCATCAAGGAAGCATTTGCAGACTTCGCAAGGTTCACATGCATCAAGTTTGTTCCATACTCGTACCAGAGAGATTTCATCTCTATCATGCCGATGTCTGG GTGCTTCTCCAGCGTTGGACGCACTGGTGGGATGCAGGTAGTCTCCCTAGCACCTGCTTGCCTCAGAAGGGGGAAAGGGGTGACTCTGCACGAACTCATGCATGTGGTGGGTTTCTGGCATGAGCACTCCAGGGCTGACCGGGACAAGTACATTAGCATCTCCTGGAACGAAATCTTGACTG GTTTTGAAATTAACTTCATGAAATCCTGGAACAGCAACATGTTGGTGAACTATGACTATTCCTCAGTCATGCACTATGGCAG GTATGCCTTTAGTATGACTGGCTTGCCCACCATCATACCACTCTCCAATCCTTATGTTGCTCTTGGCCAGAGGTGGAATCTGAGCAGTTCGGACATTGCCAGAGTCAACAAACTCTACAAATGTTCTCCAACTCTGACGGAATCAg AAAGCCCAACTGAAAGTACTACCCAAGAGAATATAATGGACTTCCTCTCTAATGAGTTGGAACCTTGCCCAACAGAAGGGGAAATCAAAGTATCCACCCCCTCTCCCACTGCAGGAGCTGCCTCTCCAGGAACCAAACCCCCTGAAACAGTCCAATCTGCAAAGAGGCCCTCTAGCCAAACGACCAGTGCACCCACAGCAGGGACGGAGGAGCTCCTGGGCAGAACTGCAATGGATGGTGAAGGCCTAAATGTCTCACTGGCTGAACACCCCATAATGGAGTCAGAGATATTTGAACCTACAAGGCTGTCTACCCATGGCATAACTTATCTGGAGGCTACTGGGAAGCCCCCTCCACCTCACATGGAAATGGGGACTGTAGGTGCTCAGGGGAAACCTCTGGTTCCTACAGGGGAAACTTCAGTCCTGGGAACTGCTTCCATTAAAGAGCCTGACTTTACTACAGTAATGGCCCCTCCTGCTTGGCTCTCAGAAGTGACAAGTCACCATGGGAAGACAGCAGAGGGAATAGGTACTACTAAAATTCCTACAGATGCGCTTTCAGGACTTGAATTCCCAGAACTGGTATCTCCTGCAAGAGTAGCTCCTGTGGAGACAGGGGGCACTAGGCCAAGTGATGTGGGAATAGTAGAGACTACAAGCATTCAAGGAACAGAGCTGGCCTATCACTCTACCTATCTGGTACAGAAGGGGCCCTCTCCAGCAACTGAAGTTGGAGTGGTGATCTTGTCTTCAGACCAAACACAGTCTCTAGAGAGTCAAACTGAGTTGGCCACAGCAGAGATCACCAGCCCCTCAGAAGAGAGTTTAGGGACCTATACAGCACCCCCTGAGCAAGTACATGCCACAGAAACCCCACATCCAACCAGCACTGAGAAATGGACCACGAACCTAGCCAGACTGAGTGCCAAATCCATAACCACCATGGCACCCACCAGGACCAGGTCTGCCCCAACTTGGGAGACTCTCACTGTGCAGTATGCTACAGAGCAGACTTCTCTGCTACCCCCTGTACAGAACTGGACCAGCAGCCCAACTAAGCAGGGAAACCAGTCTGTCAGCAGCCAGGCATACAGCCTAGGGAGTCATGAGCAAAGCACCATTGCCGTTCCTACCAGTGGCATTACAGAGACTGAGCCCACAGAAGTGATGCAACCTACATCATTAACTACCTCCTTTGAGATGGTTCAGAACCACACAATTTACCCAGTGGACATAAGAGTGCATGGGGCCACAACTAGGCATAAAAAAGGTACAGCCTTGTCTCCATCAGGAATGGAAACCTCCTATAGAGCATCTCCAACAAAAGCTACCACCTCCATGGAGACCCAAACTGAGGTGGGATTTGTTGAAGCCACAAAAATCAAAGCCAGCCACCAACATGGCTCTCCTAGCCTAAcagaagggacttactttccagtgACCGAAGTGAAAGATGCTGAGTATGCTACAGAAGCAGAGACCCTTCCAGCAGATTGGGGGTCCCAAGCCTCTGAACCAGCTGAGCTTGGTATGCAAGCAACTAAAACCAACCACAGAAATAGAGAGAGGGTGCACACTAATGCATTATTTGCTGTTGGAAGAATGTCACCCACAGTAATTGGACCCACATACACAACACCCTCTCTGGGGGCTTCTGAAAACCCAATAACAAACCCACTCAATGCAGGACCTGCGGAAGCCACAAGAAGTGAAGCTAGAAACCAAGCTACCTTGTCCACCAGAagctcacctgagatgtgggtaCAAGAAGCCAGTAACACTCCTTCAAACAGAAGACAAGAACTAACTTATACACCTGCTTCTGTGTTAACATCCTCCACAGCAACTGAACTTAAATTCATGGAACATCCTACAAGGGTAGCATCAGACCTGGAAATTCCAGTGGCTCAAGCCAGCAGACCAAGTGAGATGGTAATTACAGGAGTCTCTCCTGCTTGGACTGAAGCTAAAGACCAATTTAGCTCTTCTGCAACAAGGGAGGCAATGCTGTTTCCAATTAGCAGTGATACAGAAAAGGGGTATTCTCCCCAGATTATCCAGTCTCCAGAATCTGCCAGCCTACCTGAAGTGGAGATAAAGGAACACAGAGTCAGTTCCAGAATAGGAGCTGGACTAGTCACATTTATCCCTCCACAGTCAAGGTCAAGGACTGCACTGGTGTCATCTATAGAAATGCCTGAGCTGACAGTTCCTGAGAAACTGACCCCTGTCCATACTGAACCCACAACTAACCAAGCCCAAACTGGTATAAAAAATACCAGTCTCACCTTAGTGGGTGAGATGCCTTCCTTACAGACCAAGCCCACCGAAGCAGCATTCCCTACAGAGGGACCCTCACAGCTGCAGGCTTCACCACAGACATTCAGCTCAATTGAACTAAGACTCAAAAGCTCAAGTAAGCAACAAATGCATGCAGGTGTGACTTATGGGGAAAGCCTGACACCCCTGGAAGGGAGCCCTACAGCTTCCATTGCTGCATGTGAGCTGTGCCGTTCTACAAAAGCTCTTTCCGTTCAAGCTTCTGAGACACCTACACAGAGATCAGAGGAAGCTAAAGGAAaaaccttccctctccccctggaATCAACACTGCCTGcagaaaatgaaacctacatgAACCCTTATGCCATGGAGATGTCAGAGAGCCATGCAACTGAGCTACAAACTACAGAAGTGTCATTAGCTCAACCACCTCACTCTATCCATGTAGAAGGAACAAGCTTTCCCATGGCCAACCCATCAGAAGCTGTGAACGCTCCACTGCTGGGCACTTCTGAGACACCAACCACTCATTCCATTCTCACCTGGGAACCCACAGCCCAAGTAGGGTATAGAAAGCAAATGAGGACTCAGTTCCCAAACACAAGCCCATTGAATGCAGAGCATATGACTAAAATAGCCTCTTTGGAGGCCACAGCTGAGTCTGGGCTTGTGGAAACTACTGGCACTGGCATGGAAGCTAAAGAACATGGCTCTCCAGTAGAGAGAACCTCCCCTCCACCAAGTGAAACCCCAGAAGTAACATTCCTTCCAGAGACTTCAACAACCAACTCAGCTGAAATGGGTGTTCAGGAAGCAATAAGCACCCACAGAAAGAGAAGCAGATGGGTCAGTCACACCACTCACTCCATAGAGAGACTTTCACGGGCTGCAACTGAACCCACATATGTCATGGTCTCTGAGGAACCTGGCAACCCAACAATCAGCCCAGACTATCAGACTGCAGAAGTGATCAGCACAAACACTGGAAATGAGCTGAGATTGTCAGTATCCAGCAGCAGAACTGGTATAGGAGCCCAAGAATTCAAAGGTGAGCccaggagggaaggaagaagacCCAGCCCTACACTCCCTTCTGTGGGAAGAATAGAGTCCCTAGAAGTGGTGCCATCTCTCAAGAGCAAAGTCCTGCTCCTTCAGGGAAGTAGGCTCAGGAAAGGCCTGTTCCCCTTGAAACAAACCCAGCCATTTCTGGGAATGAAATCTACTGAATCGGTGATGACCACAGAAGAATCTCCACTTCTCCCTGAGACCTGGCAGCTGCACCAGGCACAGACTGTCTCCAATGTTCCTGCTATGCTTTCCCCAAGAACAGAGCAGGCCACAGGGGCTCATCCTGCTAGGGAGGAGACCTCTCCGCCCCCTCCACAACTGACTCCTGCCTCCCCTGAGTCAAACAAGCTTATGAGCTACAGAGAAACACATGCCACACGCCTCCatggagaggaggctgtgccaAGTATCTCCGCTCTAGAGAGAGCTCCCTCAGCAAGAACTGCCAGTCGCATCCCCCACCCTCAAGAGCCCTGGGGGAGCAGGACAAGCCACCCAGTTGGAATGGGAGTACAGGAGGCTGAGAGCTATAGAAAGAAAAGTAGTGAGTACAGGCATGCTCTTGCTCCTGCCAAGGAGAGAGCACCCGCAGTAACTGAACTGTCTTGTACAATGGTGCTGGTTGCAAAAGCAATAGAGGATCAAGGGATGGAGATAGGAACGGAAGGTAGAGAGCAGCCTGCTGCCCCTACAACAGAGGGACTGGTACCTGTGGACACTAAAACAATAGAAGGCCTGTATACCTTTCCAGAGGCATTTGGGACTCAAACCACTAATGCAATTGAGGTGGTGGGTACAAAAGAAGCCCCAAATAGCCCCAGAAAAGGGGGCAGAGGAGGAATTTCTaggctgactcccactggaatgccagcagcagcagttgagaAACACTTGGCACCTTCAAAAGTAACATCTGCCACAGGGCACCTTGAGACCCAAACCATCAGCCCCACTGAGTTGGCAAGGATGAAAATCCCATTCAGCCAAAGGAAAGCTTGTTTGACAACAAAAGAAATTAACTTGCCAGTGACTGAAGTGGCATATGGACAATTCCTGGAGGCTCTGACCAAAACCACTACCCAAGCTGTCCCGGGGCTGCAAGAAGTCCATAAGAGCCCTAAAAAGCAGAGTAGGGTGTCCATGCCTGTAGAGGGAACTAAAGCCACATATGTAATGGCCTCTCTAGAGACACCCAAGGCCCCAGTAACAAATCCAAGCACTGGGACTGCAAATACTACAAGCATTGGTGCTAGTCTCCACGATACCTCACATGTTCTCAGCATATCAACTGAGATGAATGTGCAAGAAGGCACAAGCAGCCATGGACTGAGAAAGGGAGGACACCCCTACACCATCACTCCTGCTGGCATGTGGCCTGTAACAAGGGAGTCAGAACATAGAGGGCATCCTACCAAGGAAACCCTTGTTCAGGAGACCCAATCCATCAGCCCACATTGGAGAGGGGCTACAGAAACCACTTCCACTCAGACCAGAACCCAAACCCTCTCTAACACTGAAGAGGGAACTCCCATTGCAGACACTGCTACTGAAGTTGTGCATCCCACCAGGGTAATGCTGCTTCCGGAGGCTCCTGAAAATAAGACTGTTGGTCTAAGAGAGGTGGAAAAGGAAGAAACTAGTAGTTACAGAGAGGAAGGTGGTCTGTCTACTACCCATCCTCTGCCTTCAGATACCCTAAGCACTGAAACTGAGCAAGTGCAGTCTACACAAGTAAATGAGCAGATGCTTCCTGAGAACTGGCCCACCAGGCGCCCTGAACAGGGGACAAGCAAACCAACAACTAACACAACCCGAACAGGTGGAGAATATACCAGTCTAACCTCAATGGGTGGGGTGCTTTCCCTAGAAGCTGTGACACACTGGTTTGATCTTGCAGAGGGAATTTCACTGCAGCAGGCTTCACCCCACCAAACTTTCAGCCCAATTGAATTGCAAATCAAAACTATAAGCAGCCAAGAAACACCTGCAATGATCCTCCACAGGGAAGAATATGGCCAAACACCTATGTCCACAGAAGGGACGCAACCTGCCAAAATGAAAGCTTTAGAACTACTAGGGCTTTTTACAAAGACCGTATCCCTACAGTCTCCTGAGACCCCAACACCGAGACTAGAGGAGGTCAGTGTCTTCCACAGAAAGCGAGGCAGAGGAAAACCCTCTCCTCTCTCCATAGGAACAACACTGTCTGAAGAAAATGAGACTTCTACCAAGATAGCACTTGGTATGGAAGCTTTGGCAGGTCAAACCACCAGCCAaactgagctgggaattacagaAGTTTCACTAGTGCAACTGCTTGGCTCTCCTACACCTGTGGAGAGAACTAGCTTTCCAGGGGCTGAGGCAACAGAAGCTGTGAATAAAGTTCCCAGCAATGGTACAGAGACTCAAACCATACTCCCAGGTGAGACCAGGGGACCAATTCCAACAGCAAGGACTCCACCTGCAGGAACTGAAGCCACAAGACCATCTTATTCCACCACAGTGAAGGTTGCTGAGACCCCTAGCAGTCCAAGTGAGAGGAGGGGGTACACAGCTACACATGGCTATAGAAAGAAAAATGGAGAACCAATCTATACCCAGTCTATTAGAAGCATGTCTTCTGCAGGAAGTGACACCACTCCTACTAGTCCCTCCCTGTGGCCTCCCTACTATCAAACGGCACTGGCTTCCACAGAGCCTGTGAAGACTCATATGGAGTCTGGCGCTCCATCTCCTGTTGGAGGAATTCCATCTAGAGAAGTGGAACCTACCTATATTGGCTCTTCTCTTGAGACTCAAACCCCAAGCCCACTAGCAGGGGACAAAGGCAGGAAATACACTCTCTCTGCTGATGGAGGTGTAATACCAGTGGGTCACTGGGATGTGGGAAATGCAATCTCTGCCCTAGAACAGGACTCAAGTCTATCTGAGAAACAGGCTATCAACACCACCAGACTGGCCAATGGTGAACAGTCAACCCCACAAGCACAGGTTCACAGAGAGAGCACTACCACCAGCTCTACAGTGGGAGTGATGCCAACCCCAGGCACAAAAGAAGCACATGGCATAAAAGTGACTCAGTTGAAACGGGCTTTTCGAAAGCACCCCAGTGACCTGTTTACAGTGGACCCAGAGCTCCTACACCTTGTTGGCAAGAGGTCCTTGCCAGATATAGGGgaaagcccagccctgccccatgacAGCAATCCAGACCTCAAAGTGATTACCCTGACCCATGGGGACAcacaaatgcagagtcccctgctCTCAAACACTCTAGAAAAACTAAGGGCAAAGGTTCTAGAGGCATTCCAAAAGCAACACGTCCTGTTGCCAGAGTTTCACATGTTCTCTGTCACTGGATTATATCCAGCTGCAAAAGAGATCAAAAGTGTTCCTTGGCTTGAGACCGGTACCTCTGATTCTGCTCCTGACTCTAAGCATGGGCTCTTTAGACCTAAAGAGCTTCTCTTGGGCAGGAAAAAGGCAACTAGCTTGGCTCCATTCCTGCTTTCTGCCAAAGCAGTGCAGGCAacagcaccccctgccatggacAAGCCTATTGCAGCTCCTCTTCCCAGGAGGCCATCTGGCTCTGGTAAACATGCCCATCACATCCTACCAGCTCCAAGGGCTACagtgcagcctggctggcaggtCTGTGACTTTGAAAAGGACTTGTGTAGCTGGCAGCAGAGTGATACTGATGACTTTGACTGGATACTTGCTGGGGAGAGACCTACTAGATCAGCAATTGGTGGCAACCTCTCTGAAGAAACCCATTCTCCTCCCTCCAGGG GCGGTTACATCTCCCTGAAGTCCCCTTCTGCCAGACAAACCACAGGACATAAGTCTTCTCTAATCAGCCCCATCCTGCAAAGGATTGGATGCATCCACTTCTGGTACAGTCCCCTGGGCTCTGTCATGG GCACAATAAACATCTATATCAAGTTGACAGATGCCCCTGAGTGGCACAGAATTTGGTCTGCCAAAGGGCAGCAAGGCACAGACTGGCATCAAGTAGGCATGGAGGCCTCTGAGTCACAGAAGCTGCAG GTGATGGTGGAAGGTGTCGTTGGCCCAGATGCAGGGAGTGATGTTGGCATTGATGACCTATCTGTCTGTGTGGCAGAGTGTCGGGGAGGCTGTGACAAGCTGATTGCTTGA